The following nucleotide sequence is from Drosophila simulans strain w501 chromosome 3L, Prin_Dsim_3.1, whole genome shotgun sequence.
ATGCGCCCACGACAGAGTCCTACTTGAGGCACTACCCCAACCCGGCTGTGCGCGCCCACCCAGGACACGACTACCATGACAGTATCATGAAGCAGCGCGTGGCCGACACCATGCTGCACAAGGTGGTCGGTTCGGAAGCCGACACTGGCCGCGTAAGTACAGGGGAAGTCCCCTTAATTACTTGAAGTCACACCTACGTAatggaaaattacaaaaactaGAGTTTTCTACATTTAAAATTGACAAAGACCTGTGGTCTTTGTTGTAATCCGTTCACgaaatttattgtatttaatttaagattaagtggttttacttatatttatgtatatccCCCGATTTCAGGTCTTCCACAAGCAATTCAACTCGCCTATCGGCCTGTactccaacaacaacatcgaGGACACCATCAGATCCACAGTTCCGTAAGTTGTCACCCAGAAATGTACCATCTGGAAACTCCTATGCTTAGCTCGATACaatgaaaaaaagaacacTAATATATGAACTTTTGGAATTCGCTTGTCAAATTGAACGTATAAGCCTATGAATTACGCTACATATTCTTTGGATTTTGCAATTTACGAATAAACCTGCGTAGAACTCTTCGAAATTTTTGAtgcagcttttctttttgccagagagacagagagagccACTCGAAATGCGCCAAGTAGCTTGAAACTAATAAAACGAGTCACGAACACACGGTTACAAGTAGCCTAAGGTCCACATAACCCGAAAAATTGGTTCCTGGTTAAGCTGCGGCCATAATCCACTAACccaaaagccacaaaatcAAAGTCGAAACGAAATTTACTAAACCGATGCACACACGAAATgagaaacacacacaattcAAACATACGATTAAACACGAAAACCAGTCCATAGATGTTGTACGTACTACTTACTACTGCCTACTGCCGGATCTCTgttttacatacatttatatacatttacatatataaatataccaCTCTCTATATATCCTATATATATTCTATGTATATTGTTG
It contains:
- the LOC6737318 gene encoding uncharacterized protein LOC6737318 isoform X16; amino-acid sequence: MEYVQFKNGSPVYYKEQPDLNECIQYQPYRTTPLVLPGAKVKKDAPTTESYLRHYPNPAVRAHPGHDYHDSIMKQRVADTMLHKVVGSEADTGRVFHKQFNSPIGLYSNNNIEDTIRSTVPNQYQRQYPGRRTM